One stretch of Anas acuta chromosome W, bAnaAcu1.1, whole genome shotgun sequence DNA includes these proteins:
- the LOC137846900 gene encoding olfactory receptor 14C36-like, whose amino-acid sequence MSNRSTITEFLLLAFADTRELQLLHFALFLGIYLAALLGNGLILSAVACDHRLHTPMYFFLLNLALLDLGCISTTVPKAMANALWDTRAISYQGCTAQLFLFAFLVGAEYSLLTVMAYDRYVAICKPLHYGSLLGSRACAQMAAAAWGSGFLNAVLHTANTFSLPFCHGNAVDQFFCEIPHILKLSCSDAYLREVGALMLSVSLAFLCFVFIVVSYVQIFRAVLRMPSEHGRHKAFSTCLPHLAVVSLFISTAMFAYLKPPSISSPSMDLIVSVLYSVVPSSVNPLIYSMRNQEFKDAVRKLFGYMLLCNQ is encoded by the coding sequence ATGTCCAACAGAAGCACCAtcactgagttcctcctgctggcattcgcagacacgcgcgagctgcagctcctgcactttgcgctcttcctgggcatctacctggctgccctcctgggcaacggcctcatcctcagcgctgtagcctgcgaccaccgcctccacacccccatgtacttcttcctcctcaacctcgccctcctcgacctgggctgcatctccaccactgtccccaaagccatggccaatgccctctgggacaccagggccatctcctatcaaggatgtaCTGCCCaactctttctctttgctttcttggttggagcagagtattcccttctcaccgtcatggcctatgaccgctacgttgccatctgcaagcccctgcactacgggagcctcctgggcagcagagcttgtgcccagatggcagcagctgcctggggcagtggctttctcaatgctgtcctgcacacggccaacacattttccctgcccttctgccacggcaatgctgtggaccagttcttctgtgaaatcccccacatcctcaagctctcctgctcggatgcctacctcagggaagttggggcacTTATGCTTAGTGTTTCTTTagcctttctttgctttgttttcattgtggtgtcctatgtgcagatcttcagggcagtgctgaggatgccctctgagcacggcaggcacaaagccttttccacgtgcctccctcacctggctgtggtctccctctttatcagcactgccatgtttgcctaccttaagcccccctccatctcttccccatccaTGGATCTTATTGTGTCAGTTCTCTACTCAGTTGTTCCTTCAtcagtgaaccccctcatctacagcatgaggaaccaggagttCAAGGATGCAGTAAGGAAACTCTTTGGATACATGCTTCTTTGCAATCAATAA